One segment of Geomonas ferrireducens DNA contains the following:
- the nuoI gene encoding NADH-quinone oxidoreductase subunit NuoI has translation MIMPLIKGLQITISHMFKKPVTLQYPTERPEIKPGFRGLHALNVSHDKAKCVACYLCPTVCPAKCITVEAGEDANHDKYAAKYEIDMLRCIFCGYCVEACPVDAIRMTEQFELANYSRADFTYTKDRLLEKK, from the coding sequence ATGATAATGCCGCTCATAAAAGGTCTTCAGATCACCATTTCACATATGTTCAAGAAGCCGGTCACGCTGCAGTACCCGACCGAGCGTCCGGAGATCAAACCCGGCTTCCGCGGACTGCACGCGCTGAACGTCTCCCACGACAAGGCGAAGTGTGTAGCCTGCTACCTCTGCCCCACCGTCTGCCCGGCCAAGTGCATCACGGTCGAGGCGGGCGAGGACGCAAACCACGACAAGTACGCTGCGAAATACGAAATCGATATGCTGCGCTGCATCTTCTGCGGCTACTGTGTGGAAGCGTGCCCGGTTGACGCGATTCGGATGACGGAACAGTTCGAACTCGCCAACTACTCGCGCGCTGACTTCACCTACACCAAAGACAGACTCTTAGAAAAGAAATAA
- a CDS encoding NADH-quinone oxidoreductase subunit N, which translates to METIAMPAINLAVIMPEILLSCIAMVLLLVNVFVPGNNKAYLGYLSIIGLAVTAASVVGGWGPSVSAFNGSVVQDNFATFFKVIFLVSAGLAILIADRYMAQEECNQGELYPLILFSTVGMMLMAAGTDLMVIFLGLELLSICLYVLAGFNRNRLQSNEAGLKYFLLGSFSTGFLLYGMALTYGATGSTKIHAISAFVMGNPGVANNTFFVVGMLLMATGFAFKIAAAPFHMWTPDVYEGAPTPITAFMSAGPKAAGFAAFIRVMIFAFPMLRVEWGNLLWVLAVLTMTVGNIIALSQDNVKRMLAYSSIAHAGYALVGFAAVNAEGAAGILFYMLSYAFMNIGAFGVLVLITKKGESNGNVQDLAGFGHKKPLLALVLSIFLFSLAGMPPTAGFIGKFYLFSAAIKAGYIWLAVIGVLNSAASLYYYLRVMVFMYMKDPSEDFEWAGATPAVAVCLLVAVGATLVLGMVPGTVLELAQKAVQF; encoded by the coding sequence ATGGAAACAATTGCTATGCCGGCCATAAACCTGGCAGTGATCATGCCTGAGATACTGCTCTCATGCATAGCCATGGTGCTGCTGCTCGTCAACGTCTTCGTGCCGGGCAATAACAAGGCCTACCTCGGTTACCTGAGCATCATCGGCCTTGCAGTGACCGCGGCGAGCGTGGTGGGCGGCTGGGGGCCGTCAGTATCGGCGTTCAACGGTTCGGTAGTGCAGGACAACTTCGCCACCTTTTTCAAGGTGATCTTCCTGGTTTCCGCGGGGCTCGCGATCCTGATCGCCGACCGCTACATGGCCCAGGAAGAGTGCAACCAGGGTGAGCTCTACCCCCTGATTCTCTTCTCCACTGTCGGCATGATGCTGATGGCGGCAGGGACCGACCTGATGGTCATCTTCCTCGGTCTCGAGCTTCTCTCCATCTGCCTGTACGTGCTGGCCGGCTTCAACCGCAACAGGCTGCAGTCGAACGAGGCGGGTCTCAAGTACTTCCTGCTTGGCTCCTTCTCCACCGGCTTCCTGCTCTACGGCATGGCGCTCACCTACGGCGCGACCGGGAGCACCAAGATCCACGCCATCTCCGCTTTCGTCATGGGTAACCCCGGCGTAGCGAACAACACCTTCTTCGTTGTCGGCATGCTGCTCATGGCCACCGGCTTCGCCTTCAAGATCGCGGCGGCACCGTTCCACATGTGGACCCCGGACGTCTACGAGGGCGCACCGACCCCGATCACCGCCTTCATGTCCGCAGGACCGAAGGCAGCGGGCTTCGCCGCCTTCATCCGCGTGATGATCTTCGCCTTCCCGATGCTGAGGGTTGAGTGGGGGAACCTCCTGTGGGTCCTGGCCGTGCTCACCATGACCGTCGGTAACATCATCGCCCTTTCCCAGGACAACGTGAAGAGGATGCTTGCTTACTCCTCCATCGCGCATGCGGGTTACGCCCTGGTAGGTTTCGCCGCCGTCAACGCCGAAGGCGCAGCAGGCATCCTGTTCTACATGCTCTCCTACGCGTTCATGAACATCGGCGCCTTCGGGGTGCTCGTGCTCATCACCAAGAAAGGCGAGAGCAACGGCAACGTGCAGGACCTCGCGGGCTTCGGCCACAAGAAGCCGCTTCTGGCCCTGGTGCTCAGCATCTTCCTGTTCTCCCTGGCCGGCATGCCGCCCACCGCCGGTTTCATCGGGAAGTTCTACCTCTTCAGCGCCGCCATCAAGGCAGGTTACATCTGGCTGGCCGTTATCGGCGTGCTGAACTCCGCAGCCTCCCTGTACTACTACCTGCGCGTCATGGTCTTCATGTACATGAAAGACCCGAGCGAAGACTTCGAGTGGGCCGGTGCCACACCGGCAGTCGCCGTCTGCCTGCTGGTAGCCGTCGGCGCCACCCTGGTACTCGGCATGGTTCCGGGCACCGTCCTCGAGCTGGCACAGAAGGCCGTGCAGTTCTAA
- the nuoK gene encoding NADH-quinone oxidoreductase subunit NuoK produces the protein MLAIENYLIVSAILFSIGTIGVLTKRNAIVIFMCVEMMLNAVNLTFIAFSRHLGNIDGQVFVFFVMTVAAAEAAVGLALMIAFFKNRESIDVEDINLLKL, from the coding sequence ATGCTAGCGATCGAAAATTACCTGATAGTTTCGGCCATCCTCTTCTCCATCGGGACCATCGGCGTCCTGACCAAGAGAAATGCCATCGTCATCTTCATGTGCGTCGAGATGATGCTCAACGCGGTGAACCTGACCTTCATCGCCTTCTCCAGGCACCTGGGCAACATCGACGGGCAGGTCTTCGTGTTCTTCGTCATGACCGTCGCCGCGGCCGAGGCCGCAGTAGGCCTCGCGCTCATGATCGCCTTCTTCAAGAACCGCGAGTCCATCGACGTCGAGGACATCAACCTGCTGAAACTCTAG
- the nuoH gene encoding NADH-quinone oxidoreductase subunit NuoH encodes MDTLILGLPVAYYIAMVAKVLVAFVFVLLTVAYATYAERKIIGHMQVRLGPMRTGWHGLLQPIADGVKLFFKEEIVPSQASKFAFLIAPLVALIPAFISFAVIPFGDSVTIGGYTVPLQIAAYYDEAGKQVFDINVGVLYILAMASLGVYGIVLAGWASNSKYSLLGGLRSAAQMISYELAAGLAIISVFMLSESLSLHKIVADQAGGAWYAFKQPFAFIIFFICSLAEINRTPFDLPEAETELVSGFCTEYSSMKYAMFFMAEYANMITVCAVTTTLFLGGWHGPAFLPGWFWFIAKVYFLIFVCMWVRATYPRYRYDQLMRLGWKVFLPLTLVNVMATGLWVMFISK; translated from the coding sequence ATGGATACGCTAATCTTAGGACTGCCGGTCGCGTACTACATAGCCATGGTTGCCAAAGTGCTCGTAGCCTTTGTCTTCGTACTGCTTACCGTGGCTTACGCCACCTACGCAGAGCGCAAGATCATCGGGCACATGCAGGTGCGTCTGGGTCCCATGAGGACCGGCTGGCACGGCCTGCTCCAGCCGATCGCGGACGGCGTTAAGCTGTTCTTCAAAGAGGAGATCGTCCCGTCCCAGGCGAGCAAGTTCGCTTTCCTGATAGCTCCCCTCGTCGCACTGATTCCGGCATTCATCTCCTTCGCCGTTATCCCCTTCGGCGACAGCGTGACCATCGGCGGGTACACCGTACCGCTGCAGATCGCCGCCTACTACGATGAAGCCGGCAAGCAGGTCTTCGACATCAACGTCGGCGTCCTCTACATCCTGGCCATGGCTTCCCTGGGCGTCTACGGCATCGTGCTCGCGGGTTGGGCCTCCAACTCGAAGTACTCCCTGCTCGGCGGGCTTCGCTCCGCGGCGCAGATGATCTCCTACGAGCTTGCCGCCGGCCTCGCCATCATCTCGGTCTTCATGCTCTCCGAGAGCCTCAGCCTGCATAAGATCGTAGCCGATCAGGCGGGCGGCGCATGGTACGCCTTCAAGCAGCCCTTCGCTTTCATCATCTTCTTCATCTGCTCGCTGGCGGAGATCAACAGGACCCCGTTCGACCTTCCCGAGGCCGAGACGGAGCTGGTTTCCGGTTTCTGCACCGAGTACTCCTCCATGAAGTACGCGATGTTCTTCATGGCTGAATACGCCAACATGATCACCGTCTGCGCCGTCACCACCACCCTGTTCCTGGGCGGCTGGCACGGTCCGGCCTTCCTTCCCGGCTGGTTCTGGTTCATCGCCAAGGTGTACTTCCTGATCTTCGTCTGCATGTGGGTCAGGGCCACCTACCCGCGTTACCGTTACGACCAGCTGATGCGTCTGGGCTGGAAGGTGTTCCTGCCGCTCACCCTGGTCAACGTAATGGCGACCGGCCTGTGGGTCATGTTCATCAGCAAGTAG
- a CDS encoding molybdopterin-dependent oxidoreductase, which produces MVNLTINGKQVAVEKDATIYDAAKACGIKIPILCHDKKLHPFGGCRMCLVEVEQMKGRLIPACTTPVTEGMIVQTTTDEIVKARKLVLELLLLKHPIDCPVCDAAGDCDLQNLTYEYKVNMNRFVDEKFNHEIDYENPLIERDMNRCIHCGKCARICDEIVSYGAYTFINRGIEAKMGTEFDGPLNCEFCGSCVSVCPVGALNSRPFKFKARWWALQKTKSVCSYCGTGCQLTLGSKDGKVLTTIYDENQGFHNGQLCTRGRFGYQFVNSDKRLTTPLVRKNGKLQEATWEEALAEVTSRLSAGKSDPASVAALATPRLTNEELFLLEKVFRGTIGTDNIDHSAGFAHEALTKGAVASFGVAASPSEIADIQKSNLLLVVKSDAYETHPVIGFEINLGVKRKGVAIRIVSDKKGKLTRLPGAKTTVHTPGSEVALFNALCKSVIDQGLVAEGVAGLDALKAAVADATAEKAGVTAEEIAAVAKDYATAEKALIILPIGLGYPGHNAALASAAANLAILTGKIGKEGSGLLIMGEKNNSQGAVDMGIYPKGTGLAASAIIDGCANGNVKTLFVAGENPVVSYPNRKKVEKALENVEFMVVADLFLTETAALADVVLPACSFAEKNGTFTSLGRRVQNVRKAIPAVGLAKTDFEILNALSQALGGARYNNQGEVFTEIAATVPAYKGLSQAGLKDEGAVYPVAVAAKLVPVQAKTAAPAAGKLAMVTGSALYHCGTMSRFGEGPMYVCPDAYAELNVADASALKIAEGDQVTVTSATGAVQVAAKVGKRVPQGVVFSPYHFGEGSVNTITDGAEVTYVTVAKK; this is translated from the coding sequence ATGGTAAATCTTACGATAAACGGAAAACAGGTTGCGGTAGAAAAGGACGCCACCATTTACGACGCCGCCAAGGCGTGTGGTATCAAGATACCGATCCTTTGCCATGACAAAAAGCTGCACCCGTTCGGCGGCTGCCGCATGTGCCTCGTTGAGGTGGAGCAGATGAAGGGACGTCTCATCCCCGCCTGCACCACCCCGGTCACCGAGGGTATGATCGTGCAGACCACCACCGACGAGATCGTGAAGGCGAGGAAGCTGGTCCTTGAGCTCCTGCTCCTCAAGCACCCGATCGACTGCCCGGTCTGCGACGCCGCAGGCGACTGCGATCTGCAGAACCTCACCTACGAGTACAAGGTGAACATGAACCGGTTCGTGGACGAGAAGTTCAACCACGAGATCGACTACGAAAACCCGCTCATCGAGCGCGACATGAACCGCTGCATCCACTGCGGCAAGTGCGCGAGGATCTGCGACGAGATCGTTTCCTACGGCGCCTACACCTTCATCAACCGCGGCATCGAGGCGAAGATGGGGACCGAGTTCGACGGCCCCCTGAACTGCGAGTTCTGCGGCTCCTGCGTCTCGGTCTGTCCGGTGGGCGCGCTGAACTCCCGCCCCTTCAAGTTCAAGGCCCGCTGGTGGGCGCTGCAGAAGACCAAGAGCGTATGCTCCTACTGCGGCACCGGCTGCCAGCTCACCCTGGGGAGCAAGGACGGCAAGGTCCTCACCACCATCTACGACGAGAACCAGGGCTTCCATAACGGCCAGCTCTGCACCCGCGGCCGCTTCGGCTACCAGTTCGTCAACTCCGACAAGCGCCTCACCACTCCGCTTGTGAGGAAAAACGGCAAGCTCCAGGAAGCGACCTGGGAAGAGGCCCTCGCCGAGGTGACCTCCAGGCTTTCCGCCGGCAAGAGCGATCCCGCTTCCGTGGCTGCGCTTGCCACCCCGAGGCTTACCAACGAAGAACTCTTCCTCCTTGAGAAGGTCTTCCGCGGCACCATCGGCACCGACAACATCGACCACTCGGCGGGCTTCGCCCACGAGGCGCTCACCAAGGGGGCCGTCGCTTCCTTCGGCGTCGCCGCCTCCCCCTCCGAGATCGCCGACATCCAGAAGTCGAACCTGCTCCTCGTCGTGAAATCCGACGCCTACGAGACCCACCCGGTCATCGGCTTCGAGATCAACCTCGGCGTGAAGAGAAAAGGGGTCGCCATCAGGATCGTCTCCGACAAGAAAGGCAAACTCACCCGTCTGCCGGGCGCCAAGACCACGGTCCACACCCCGGGTAGCGAGGTTGCCCTCTTCAACGCGCTCTGCAAGTCGGTCATCGACCAGGGTCTCGTCGCTGAAGGCGTTGCCGGTCTGGATGCCCTGAAGGCCGCAGTCGCCGATGCCACCGCCGAGAAGGCCGGTGTCACCGCCGAGGAGATCGCGGCAGTCGCAAAAGACTACGCCACCGCCGAGAAGGCACTCATCATCCTCCCGATCGGCCTCGGCTACCCCGGCCACAACGCTGCCCTTGCCTCCGCAGCAGCGAACCTCGCCATCCTCACCGGCAAGATCGGCAAGGAAGGCTCGGGTCTCCTCATCATGGGCGAGAAGAACAACAGCCAGGGCGCGGTCGACATGGGTATCTACCCGAAAGGGACCGGGCTTGCCGCTTCCGCCATCATCGACGGCTGCGCGAACGGCAACGTGAAGACACTGTTCGTCGCCGGCGAGAACCCGGTGGTTTCCTACCCGAACCGCAAGAAGGTCGAGAAGGCGCTCGAGAACGTCGAGTTCATGGTGGTTGCCGACCTCTTCCTCACCGAGACCGCGGCCCTTGCCGACGTGGTGCTCCCGGCCTGCTCCTTCGCGGAGAAGAACGGTACCTTCACCTCGCTCGGGCGCCGCGTCCAAAACGTGAGAAAGGCGATTCCGGCGGTGGGCCTTGCGAAGACCGACTTCGAGATCCTGAACGCGCTCTCCCAGGCTCTCGGCGGGGCCCGCTACAACAATCAGGGCGAGGTCTTCACCGAGATCGCAGCAACCGTCCCGGCCTACAAGGGTCTCAGCCAGGCGGGTCTCAAGGACGAAGGGGCCGTTTACCCGGTCGCCGTCGCCGCCAAACTGGTTCCGGTTCAGGCAAAAACGGCAGCACCTGCTGCCGGCAAGCTCGCCATGGTCACCGGCAGCGCCCTTTACCACTGCGGCACCATGAGCCGCTTCGGCGAAGGCCCGATGTACGTCTGCCCGGATGCCTACGCGGAACTGAACGTGGCCGACGCATCGGCACTGAAGATCGCCGAGGGTGACCAGGTCACCGTAACGAGCGCCACCGGCGCGGTGCAGGTTGCCGCCAAGGTCGGCAAGAGGGTGCCCCAGGGCGTCGTCTTCTCCCCCTACCACTTCGGTGAGGGGAGCGTCAACACCATCACTGACGGCGCCGAGGTCACCTACGTCACCGTCGCCAAGAAATAG
- the nuoL gene encoding NADH-quinone oxidoreductase subunit L — MFDLVWLIPLCPLIGSVINGLLGKKIKNETVIGGIAAGSVFASFMVACGILFQLLSLPGEERVIQKTIFTWIQSGNFKADIGFLIDPLSATMLMIVTGVGFLIHLYSIGYMHGEEGFYRYFCYLNLFTFSMLCLVSGNNLLLMFIGWEGVGLCSYLLIGYYFHKKSAGDAGKKAFVMNRVGDFGFLLGTFTLFWYLGHNNNVWTINFVELAKNADLFVPGAVVTTICLCFFLGATGKSAQIPLYTWLPDAMEGPTPVSALIHAATMVTAGVYMIARMNFIYIKSPTALLVVACVGAATALFAATIGTAQNDIKRVLAYSTVSQLGYMFLAMGVGAFTAGVFHLMTHAFFKACLFLGSGSVIHAMHHALHHEHSEADPQDMRNMGGLYKKMPVTFGTFFIATLAIAGVPGLAGFFSKDEILWQAFANPHHHDVNYALWAAGAIAAGLTAFYMFRLVCMTFFGKTRLSEKAWHHLHESPWVITVPLVCLAFLSLVGGWVGVPKLLGELFGDMPNYFEHWLEPVFAYSTQYSIAHGAHGVHSVALEWGLMGTSVVIAFAGIGLAFALYVIAPSIPEKFTATFPALHRAVYNKWYIDEIYDFVFVNPCKALGNFLWKGFDVVVVDGIVNGVAAVVRGFSGILRYVQTGFVHNYAFSMVLGVVLIVAVYLFR; from the coding sequence ATGTTTGATTTAGTATGGTTGATCCCACTGTGCCCTCTCATCGGCTCGGTCATCAACGGCCTACTCGGCAAGAAGATCAAAAACGAGACCGTCATCGGCGGTATCGCGGCCGGTAGCGTGTTCGCCTCCTTCATGGTCGCCTGCGGGATCCTGTTCCAGCTCCTGAGTCTGCCGGGCGAGGAGCGGGTGATCCAAAAGACGATCTTCACCTGGATCCAGTCGGGGAACTTCAAGGCCGACATCGGCTTCCTGATCGACCCGCTTTCGGCAACCATGCTGATGATCGTAACGGGGGTCGGCTTCCTGATCCACCTCTACTCCATCGGTTACATGCACGGCGAGGAAGGGTTCTACCGCTACTTCTGCTACCTGAACCTCTTCACCTTTTCCATGCTCTGCCTCGTGTCGGGCAACAACCTGCTCCTCATGTTCATCGGCTGGGAGGGCGTCGGTCTCTGCTCTTACCTCCTGATCGGCTACTACTTCCACAAGAAGAGCGCAGGCGACGCAGGCAAGAAAGCCTTCGTGATGAACAGGGTCGGCGACTTCGGTTTCCTCCTCGGCACTTTCACCCTCTTCTGGTACCTGGGGCACAACAACAACGTCTGGACCATCAACTTCGTCGAGCTCGCGAAAAACGCCGACCTCTTCGTCCCGGGCGCTGTGGTAACCACCATCTGTCTCTGCTTCTTCCTGGGCGCAACAGGTAAGTCCGCCCAGATACCGCTGTACACCTGGCTTCCTGACGCGATGGAAGGCCCGACTCCGGTCTCCGCCCTCATCCACGCCGCCACCATGGTCACCGCCGGCGTCTACATGATCGCCCGCATGAACTTCATCTACATCAAGAGCCCGACCGCTCTGCTCGTCGTCGCCTGCGTCGGCGCCGCCACCGCCCTCTTCGCGGCGACCATCGGCACCGCACAGAACGACATCAAGCGTGTCCTCGCATACTCCACGGTTTCCCAGCTGGGCTACATGTTCCTGGCCATGGGCGTCGGCGCCTTCACCGCCGGCGTGTTCCACCTGATGACCCACGCCTTCTTCAAGGCCTGCCTGTTCCTTGGTTCCGGCTCCGTCATCCACGCCATGCACCACGCGCTGCACCACGAGCACTCCGAGGCCGACCCGCAGGACATGAGAAACATGGGCGGGCTGTACAAGAAGATGCCGGTCACCTTCGGTACCTTCTTCATCGCCACCCTCGCCATCGCAGGCGTTCCGGGCCTTGCCGGCTTCTTCTCCAAGGACGAGATCCTCTGGCAGGCGTTCGCCAACCCGCATCACCATGACGTCAACTACGCCCTCTGGGCAGCCGGTGCCATCGCGGCCGGTCTGACCGCCTTCTACATGTTCCGCCTGGTCTGCATGACCTTCTTCGGCAAGACCCGTCTCTCCGAGAAGGCATGGCACCACCTGCACGAGTCCCCGTGGGTCATCACCGTGCCGCTCGTCTGCCTCGCCTTCCTCTCCCTGGTCGGCGGCTGGGTCGGCGTGCCGAAGCTCCTCGGCGAACTCTTCGGCGACATGCCGAACTACTTCGAGCACTGGCTTGAGCCGGTATTCGCCTACTCGACCCAGTACTCGATCGCCCACGGCGCTCACGGCGTCCACTCCGTAGCACTCGAGTGGGGTCTCATGGGCACCTCCGTCGTGATCGCCTTCGCCGGCATCGGCCTCGCTTTCGCCCTGTACGTCATCGCCCCGAGCATCCCCGAGAAGTTCACCGCGACCTTCCCGGCGCTGCACCGCGCGGTCTACAACAAGTGGTACATCGACGAGATCTACGACTTCGTGTTCGTCAACCCCTGCAAGGCACTCGGCAACTTCCTCTGGAAAGGGTTCGACGTGGTGGTGGTCGACGGCATCGTGAACGGCGTCGCTGCCGTGGTCCGTGGTTTCTCCGGCATCCTGCGCTACGTGCAGACCGGCTTCGTTCACAACTACGCCTTCTCCATGGTTCTGGGCGTGGTGCTGATCGTCGCGGTATACCTCTTCCGTTAA
- a CDS encoding NADH-quinone oxidoreductase subunit J family protein — MESLFFLVVAAVAIISSILVVTCKNPINSALSLVMTFFCLATFYVMLDAPFMAATQVIVYAGAIMVLIIFVIMLLNVRVETVKRGTHAVIAGSAIGLFVLFQTVWFLMKGSMTGQVGTMTKEQIVSVGHVELIGKALFTDFLLPFEVTSVLLLAAIVGAVVLAKKKI; from the coding sequence ATGGAATCGTTATTCTTTCTCGTCGTGGCTGCGGTGGCCATCATTTCCAGCATCCTAGTTGTCACCTGCAAAAACCCGATCAACAGCGCGCTGTCGCTGGTGATGACCTTCTTCTGCCTGGCTACCTTCTACGTCATGCTGGACGCTCCCTTCATGGCGGCCACCCAGGTGATCGTCTACGCGGGTGCCATCATGGTCCTGATCATCTTCGTGATCATGCTCCTGAACGTGAGGGTCGAGACCGTCAAGCGCGGCACCCACGCGGTGATCGCCGGCTCCGCCATCGGGCTCTTCGTTCTCTTCCAGACCGTCTGGTTCCTGATGAAGGGTTCCATGACCGGCCAGGTCGGGACCATGACCAAGGAACAGATCGTAAGCGTCGGGCACGTCGAACTGATCGGCAAGGCGCTCTTCACCGATTTCCTGCTGCCGTTCGAGGTCACCTCGGTGCTCCTCCTGGCTGCGATCGTTGGCGCAGTCGTTCTCGCCAAGAAGAAAATTTAA
- a CDS encoding NADH-quinone oxidoreductase subunit M: MSQLPLLSILTFTPLIGAILLLFVNKNSHGVLRTIAMAVTVVTFILSLPLITGYNAPGTDIGGFQFLENIPWIAAGPFQMSYHLGIDGISLWLVILTTFIMPIAILSTYTAVEEKVKEYMICLLLLEVGMVGTFISLDLFLFYIFWEIMLIPMYFMIGIWGGKNRIYAAVKFFIYTAVGSLLMLVALIALYFKAGGGDFSILRFYELHLDPATQMWMFLAFALAFAIKVPMFPLHTWLPDAHTEAPTAGSVILAAVMLKCGTYGYVRFAMPLFPDANAQFTPLIATLSVIGIIYASLVAMMQQDVKKLVAYSSVAHLGFVMLGVYALNQQGVTGGMLQMLNHGVSTGALFLIVGFIYERRHTRLISDFGGLAKQMPVFATMFMIVTFSSIGLPGTNGFVGEFLVLLGSFESGLRWYAIIATSGVILSAVYMLWMFQRVMFGELKNPKNQNLKDLNAREVAIMLPLIFLIFFLGIYPRPIIDSMAPSIDKMIAQTKVQKQVAQLPGAVPALPPGHMAVPGMSEAGAAPAGMPAGHPAVGAEAAPAAAPAGLPEGHPAIPANHEAK, from the coding sequence ATGAGCCAGCTACCGTTACTGAGCATATTAACCTTCACACCGCTGATCGGGGCGATACTGCTCCTCTTTGTGAACAAGAACAGCCACGGCGTGCTCCGTACCATCGCCATGGCGGTGACGGTGGTGACGTTTATCCTCTCGCTGCCCCTGATCACCGGGTACAACGCGCCGGGCACCGACATCGGCGGGTTCCAGTTCCTCGAGAACATCCCCTGGATCGCGGCCGGCCCTTTCCAGATGAGCTACCACCTGGGCATCGACGGTATCAGCCTCTGGCTCGTCATCCTGACCACCTTCATCATGCCGATCGCCATCCTCTCCACCTACACGGCGGTTGAGGAGAAGGTGAAGGAATACATGATCTGCCTGCTGCTTCTCGAAGTCGGCATGGTCGGCACCTTTATCTCGCTCGACCTCTTCCTCTTCTACATCTTCTGGGAGATCATGCTGATCCCGATGTACTTCATGATCGGTATCTGGGGGGGCAAGAACAGGATCTACGCGGCAGTCAAGTTCTTCATCTACACCGCGGTCGGCTCGCTCCTCATGCTGGTCGCTTTGATCGCCCTTTACTTCAAGGCGGGCGGCGGCGACTTCAGCATCCTGCGCTTCTACGAACTGCACCTTGACCCGGCCACCCAGATGTGGATGTTCCTGGCCTTCGCCCTGGCCTTCGCCATCAAGGTTCCGATGTTCCCGCTGCACACCTGGTTGCCGGATGCCCATACCGAAGCACCGACCGCAGGCTCCGTAATCCTGGCCGCCGTCATGCTGAAGTGCGGTACCTACGGTTACGTTCGTTTCGCAATGCCGCTCTTCCCGGATGCCAACGCCCAGTTCACCCCGCTCATCGCGACCCTGTCCGTGATCGGCATCATCTACGCATCGCTCGTCGCCATGATGCAGCAGGACGTCAAGAAACTGGTCGCTTACTCCTCCGTGGCCCACTTAGGCTTCGTAATGCTCGGCGTCTACGCCTTGAACCAGCAGGGCGTCACCGGCGGCATGCTGCAGATGCTCAACCACGGCGTTTCCACCGGCGCGCTGTTCCTTATCGTCGGCTTCATCTACGAGCGGCGCCATACCCGTCTCATCTCCGACTTCGGCGGTCTCGCGAAGCAGATGCCGGTTTTCGCCACCATGTTCATGATCGTCACCTTCTCCTCCATCGGCCTGCCTGGTACCAACGGCTTCGTCGGTGAGTTCCTGGTGCTGCTCGGCTCCTTCGAGAGCGGGCTGCGCTGGTACGCGATCATCGCCACCTCCGGCGTCATCCTCTCCGCCGTCTACATGCTCTGGATGTTCCAGAGGGTCATGTTCGGCGAGCTGAAGAATCCGAAGAACCAGAACCTGAAGGACCTGAACGCACGCGAAGTCGCCATCATGCTGCCGCTTATCTTCCTCATCTTCTTCCTGGGCATCTACCCGCGCCCGATCATCGACAGCATGGCGCCCTCGATCGACAAGATGATCGCCCAGACCAAGGTGCAGAAGCAGGTAGCCCAGCTTCCCGGCGCAGTACCGGCGCTTCCCCCGGGGCACATGGCCGTTCCCGGCATGTCCGAGGCAGGTGCGGCACCCGCCGGCATGCCCGCAGGTCACCCTGCAGTCGGCGCAGAAGCGGCACCGGCAGCAGCGCCCGCCGGTCTGCCCGAAGGACATCCGGCCATCCCCGCAAACCACGAAGCAAAATAG
- a CDS encoding lysozyme family protein: MANSRQPHFHRDPFQRPSLTPGPLGHNDAASPNAPRTLVGDTPGPLGMNDHADPHAKTETSALRKNQGGAALSSFVTIDEQSSEELLVKDPRIKALLDVIAYAEGANYDTMVRGEGSIPITDFSKHPNVIVTLNKSLKSTAAGRYQFLNSTWVGLEMPDFKPDSQDKAAIKLFKRRRMRKPLFVGDVEKAIRLGTKNGPAYLVLPMGSQHGV, translated from the coding sequence ATGGCAAACTCCCGTCAGCCGCACTTTCATCGCGACCCCTTCCAACGTCCGTCCCTAACCCCAGGCCCCCTTGGCCATAACGATGCAGCTTCACCGAACGCACCGAGAACGCTTGTCGGTGACACCCCGGGTCCCTTAGGCATGAACGACCATGCAGATCCACACGCTAAAACAGAAACGAGTGCGCTGAGGAAGAATCAAGGCGGTGCAGCGCTTTCCTCCTTCGTAACAATCGACGAGCAATCGTCAGAAGAGTTGCTGGTCAAAGATCCTAGAATCAAAGCTCTACTCGATGTCATAGCTTATGCAGAGGGGGCAAACTACGACACAATGGTGAGAGGGGAAGGTAGTATTCCCATCACGGATTTTTCGAAGCATCCTAATGTGATCGTTACCCTGAACAAATCACTAAAAAGTACCGCGGCCGGACGGTACCAGTTTCTTAATAGTACTTGGGTTGGTTTGGAGATGCCGGATTTTAAGCCAGACTCTCAAGACAAAGCGGCAATCAAACTATTCAAAAGAAGAAGAATGCGAAAACCCTTGTTTGTGGGGGACGTTGAAAAAGCCATTCGACTTGGGACAAAGAATGGGCCAGCTTACCTGGTTCTCCCTATGGGCAGTCAACACGGAGTATGA